The Oncorhynchus tshawytscha isolate Ot180627B unplaced genomic scaffold, Otsh_v2.0 Un_scaffold_7589_pilon_pilon, whole genome shotgun sequence sequence GCAACTTAAGTATAACTATAAGAAATACATGatatccagctcagggctccagcatttggtttgctaacttgctaagtgactagatgtcaagatcaagcttcttggttacagtaGAAACATTCAATGCCCTCCTGGATCAAGACCCCTGTTGCCTAATTTATTTTGTGCGTAAAGAATAAGTGTGCACTTCCGGTACAACACAAACCCCAGTATGGTACAGAAACAGTATGAACATTTGGATCCGGCCAAACTCTAGAGGAAGGTAGACAGTAGATACCACACTGGGAGGAACCTCCATGGTCCCAACATCACCCCATCACAACTACTGAGTTGAAATAACATGGACAAAACAGGATAAGAAACTTTAATACTATTAAATCCTTTTCAACATTTCAGGTGAAACCATTACATTTCTAACTGTAAAACTTTAGTCAGCTGGTTTACAAATGATTAAAAAGGTCAAACTGACATTTTTCACTTGATTGTCCTTCATAACATCTGCTAATGGTCTAACCTTGACTGAAATCTACTCTACCTTTCAGTGCAGATTATGGCTACATCTCAAACACTGTTCTCATCCGTTTAGAGCATTTTATGAAATAAACAGTCATTTAATTAGACTACATCAGGCCTGGAAGTACCTTGGTTCTGGGGAGTCCTAGTTTCAGATAAGAGATCAAAGTATTATATTCAAATTAACATGACATTAGCAATATCATTGGTACCAAGTGTTTTAACACAATCCAACGGAAGTTACTGTATCTTCGTGCGATACAATTGCATATAATCAGATAATTCTTAAATAAATTGTTTACATACATTTGCAGTATACAAAATCTTTCATTTGGGGAAGATACAGTATTATAATGGTGTTTTGAATCAGAAGAACATTCAGAACTGATTTATTCTCAATAAAACAGTCAAGGAATAATGTCTAGCTATCTCTAGCAATAACTATTCAACACACTTTACTTCAACGTCAAACTGCTTATCAATTATGTCAAATCAACACTGCATATCATGCAGAGTAACACTTCATTTGGACAGTCCatttgtagatgctctacagactatcacatttcaactaactatgtACTAAACGCCAAACTTAACTCTGACCCTAACCACAACTCTAActattaacccttaccctaagcttagtaagcagttgcttatcaacagatagtttgacCATCTACAgctggactatccaaataaagtgggGCCACATATTGGTTTAGGCATCTATCACAAAGATCTTCCTATACACATTAGTATAgggcacagtgcctagaggtcaagatcaagcttcttggttacagtaGAGACATTCAAtgccctcctggatcaagatccctgttgcctTAGTAAGCAGACCACATGTTGGTTTAGGCATCTATCACAAAAATGTTCATATACACACTAGTCTAGGCTGCACACACACTcttggggagaagagagagtggatctATTTTCAAATCTACAGCAAAATCTATTTCCCGGAAACATAACAACTGGGAGTATTTTTCCATTAACAGAGTTCCCAATTAAATGTCTTATTCCCATTCAAGGATGAAAGCATCGGTGTCactaatattttttattttacctttatttaactaggcaagtcagttaagaacaaattcatattacaatgatggcctaccccggccaaaccttaacccggacgacgctgggacaatggactcccaatcacggccagttgtgataaagCCAGGAATcaaaccaggttctgtagtgacgactctagcactgagatgcagtgccttggaccgctaCGCCACTCAGGCACCCCCTCCCCCATATAAAGCACGGGTGTCACTAACGTAAAGCACGGGTGTCACTAACGTAAAGCACGGGTGTCACTAACGTAAAGCACGGGTGTCACTAATGTAAAGCACGGGTGTCACTAACGTAAAGCACGGGTGTCACTAACGTAAAGCACGGGTGTCACTAACGTAAAGCACGGGTGTCACTAACGTAAAGCACGGGTGTCACTAATATTTTCAATGCATTTCCATCATCTCCAATATGATTGCCAGTGGATTGTTTACTCCTCTGGATTGGGAACAGTGTGCCTCCCAGTCCTCGTCCCAGCGGATCAATGTTGTGCCGAGCTCAACATCCTGCACAGTCACAAACAATCTGTACTGACTGGTCTGAATCCTGTTGCGAGAACTCTGGCCATCCAGCTGTTATACAGGTTAGTGAGCTTGGGTGCTCCGCTGACCACCAGGAGTGTGAGTGACATCAGAGTCCCCCTGCATTCTCCTCTTCGCTGGCCATCTTACTGAACTTCTCCGTCAGAGCTTCAGCGCTGATCTTGGGCAGTCCGTTGTCAAGGGGACAGCCCTCCACCAGACTGTTCATAGGGGTGGGGGGGAAGTAGGAGTCCTCCTCTATCCCAGCGTCCTCAGTGTACGCTCGTTGCTGTGGTACCTCGTAACTCTCCTCTAGGGTCCCACAATGCACCTCTCTTCGCTCCCTGTCCCTCAGGAAGTCCTTGATGATGGGCAGCACCTTCTTCCTGGAGGCCAACGTGTTGCCCTGGAGGTAAGCCCTGATGTCCGAGTAAGGGCTGCTCATTGGACTCAGGCTCAGACTGGGTCTCCGGGCTTGCTCCAAGGCTTGGCTCATCTGCAGGACAACAAAGACCATTCAGTTGATCatgtaaaaaaatacattgtAAAAAACAACCCTGGCAACCCAAAGCTTACTATCAACTCTTCATAATGACTTACTTTAACTCTAGATAGTCAACTCTATGGGATCATGTCTGATTGGGGTGGTGTAGTTCCTACCTCCCCCCTGTAGAGGGTGCTGGAGCTGTAGACGGCCAGCTGCCTGAAGGGCTCCTTGTTATCGTTGAAGGAGATCGTCATGGCCACCACCAGGTTGTAGCTGTGCTTGTGGCAGAACTCACAGAGCTCTTGCTGTAAGCTTTGTCTCTGTAGAAAAGCCTGAGGGACAACATTTATAGATATTACAGTTTGTTTGTGAATCTCAGTATAAACTCAAGTGCAGCTGTTGAGTCCCTTTATAAGTTCACATGAAGAGAGCCTTTTTACTTGTGGGTGGTTCCACCTGATTGGACATGTGGGGGGGGTGATCTTCATGAACTAGGTGAAACATCCCACCTTCACATTTGAGTGTCTGAAGGGTGCGTCAGGCAGTAACACAGGGAAGTGTCTGAAGGGTGCGTCAGGCAGTAACAACAGGGAAGTGTCTTAAGGGTGCGTCAGGCAGTAACAGGGAAGTGTCTGAAGGGTTCGTCAGGCAGTAGCACGGGGAAAGGCTCTGATAACTTGAGGACTGTGTTCAGTTTAGATCTGAAGTGAGATTCTGTAAAGAATTCATAGGTGAAATGTGCATTGTGAGATGGCATACTGCAGTCGAACTGGGTACATGATAGTATTTGAACCATGTTATTATCCACCAGTAGTATGTGTAACCTTGTGTTGTATTGAATAGTTAAGATGCACACCCACCTCCAGTGTCATATATATCACACTGACTGCCAGTTTTAAATCTCCTTCCGATGCCACCTTCATGTCTTTCAGAAGCATCTGTTCTGTGGTAAGACCTGGGCACAAGGGAATACGAGCAAAAAACATTGTAGATCTCCCTGTCCTTCATACTTAAACATGGCATTGATATCATGGGATGCCCATTGTTCTAATCTGAGAAAAAAATCACATCCACAAGGCTGAGCTTCAGGTATTAATCCTGGGGTGTTTACCTGACACGTCAAATTTAGCATTCTGCAAGGACTGGAAGAGGACGCCCCTTGGTGGCAGGTTGGGGAAGTGCGTCTCCAGGAGGCCAGCGTACTGGCTGTCTTTAGGGGTGACTTTCCCTGCTTCTGGGGCCATGTTCACACAGTCTAACACTATGGTGCCTGTGATCACAAAGAACAGGATGTCAGTCTCATCACACAGTGATGCAGTTAAAGGCATAGTTCACTTAATACTGACATGATTTCCACATACATCAGTTATATTTCTGGTTACCATATAAGAGCTGGGCCACCTGTTGGTCGAGGACTTCAGGGGCTTTCTGGATGATCCGTTCTGCCACCAGGGTAGTGCAGGAGCCCACCGTCTCCACGGTAacgggacaggagggagagggcttcCTCTCCAGGAGGTGATGGTCGATCACCTCCAACACCGCCTCTTCTAGATCACAgtcagagctgcaacagacagccacacagtcagtcagggacTTTAGTCAAGCTATTTCAAGGAGGCTCTAGGTCAGTGTTGCTTTTATAGAGATACAGGTGATGATCACATGGGGAAGTGTTTACGTCCTGGATGACTGTCAGTGGACAGAGGTTAAGGTGTCATGATTGACCCTGACCTGGGCAGCACGTTGTGGTCCACCAGTGTGAGGTCCAGACGGCCGGCCCGGTGTAGACTCCCCAGGTCCACCTCGTCCCGGAACACCAGGTCATCCTGGGAGAGGCCACTCTCTCTCAGCAGGAAGGCATTGTCCGTGCGCAGCGGGAACTCTTGCCGGGGAATGTTCAGAACAGGAAGAGGAACTTTCCCAGAATCAAGTgtctgggaggggagagagaggtgttatAACACCTGACGCTTGCTCTGTTGAACCATTCTCAACACATGGGTCGGGTCCAAATGATGGGTGGGTTACTCTCACCTTGGACAGGAAGTATGCGTAGGCCAGAGCTGACACCATGGAGTCCAGGTCACAGGCCTCATTCCCCAGGACCACATGGAACCCTGGGCTGCCCTCTGCGTTCCCctgaggaggggagagtgggATGAATACAGTCACAAGAATATCCAACTCCTATGAGGGGATTTACCATGAGAAAATACAGGTCAGTCTATCCATTACTCTTGTAATGAGCCTTCAAAGGCTATCAGATGTGTCTTAGTGAGTGGACAGTGCTATGTggacaggttgtgtgtgtgttgtaatgtcAATGCACGTCATGATGATGCTGATCACAGGAGATTGGGTACTCTCGGTTCTGCACAATGTCCCCCATCCTAGAGTAAAACCCTGGACACTGTTTGAATAGCCTTCTGAAGGGTCAATGGGTCAATCCCAGTGTAGCCTAAAGTGGATGAGCTAAGGGCTGACTTCATTCCCCTGCCTGAAGGCTTTGGCTAGCTCTTTGTCAAATAGCCTTAGGCTAATTCCATCAATGACCTCAGTAGAGCAGACTGTGATGTAATGGCTAAGCTACATGACGGCCTGCTAACTCCACTACGTGTTTTTGTTGAATGTTTTTAATGTGGAGTTGAGAAACAAGTAGGGTGTTTCATTTTCCCAGAGCATGGCCATCTGTGACAGCAGCACAAGTCATGGGTGCCAGAGCTAGGGGCTAACAGAGACAGCTTGTTGCGATAACAAAAGCCGGTCATGTGACAATTAGCCAGTCTACAGCCTGAAGCCTAGCAGCCTGAAGCCTAGCAGCCTGAAGcctagcagcaggtagcctagcagcaggtagcctagcagcaggtagcctagcagcaggtagcctagcagcaggtagcctagcagcaggtagcctagcagcaggtagcctagcagcaggtagcctagcagcaggtagcctagcagcaggtagcctagcagttaagagcattgggccagtaatcgaaacgttgctggttcaaatctacgagccgactaggtgaaaaaaataaaatcgATGTGCCCttagagcaaggcacttaatcctaattggtcctgtaaatcgctctggataagagtgtctgctaaaatgttcCCAGTCAGTGAGAGGGGATCATTAACACCCCCCCAACACTCAGTAGTACTGTATGGAGGTATAGGGAAGGGACATCAGCCATCTGTTGCAGATCAAGAGTAAACAGAGTACTGAAGTAACTCAACTAGACAGGTGAAAGAAAATTCTCAGGGAGCATCCATGATACAACCCAGTCTCATCTATCTACGGTATAAACCCAGTCTCGTCTATCCACGGTATAAACCCAGTCTCGTCTATCCACGGTAACAACCCAGTCTCGTCTATCCACGGTACAACCCAGTCTCCTCTATCCACGGTACAACCCAGTCTCCTCTATCCACGGTACAACCCAGTCTCGTCTATCCACGATTACAACCAGTCAGTCTCCTCTATCCACGATTACAACCCAGTCTCGTCTCCACTGAAGTAACTCAACTAGACAGGTGAAAGAAAATTCTCAGGGAGCATCCATGATACAACCCAGTCTCGTCTATCCACGGTACAACCCAGTCTCGTCTATCCACGGTACAACCCAGTCTCATCTATCCACGGTACAACCCAGTCTCGTCTATCCACGGTACAACCCAGTCTCGTCTATCCACGATTACAACCCAGTCTCGTCTATCCACGGTACAACCCAGTCTCCTCTATCCACGGTACAACCCAGTCTCATCTATCCACGATTACAACCCAGTCTCGTCTACTGAAGTAACTCAACTAGACAGGTGAAAGAAAATTCTCAGGGAGCATCCACGATTACAACCCAGTCTCGTCTATCCACGATTACAACCCAGTCTCGTCTATCCACGATTACAACCCAGTCTCGTCTATCCACGATTACAACCCAGTCTCGTCTATCCACGATTACAACCCAGTCTCGTCTATCCACGATTACAACCCAGTCTCATCTATCCACGATACAACCCAGTCTCATCTATCCACGATTACAACCCAGTCTCATCTATCCACGATTACAACCCAGTCTCGTCTATCCACGATTACAACCCAGTCTCGTCTATCCACGATTACAACCCAGTCTCGTCTATCCACGATTACAACCCAGTCTCGTCTATCCACGATTACAACCCAGTCTCGTCTATCCACGATTACAACCCAGTCTCATCTATCCACGATATAACCCAGTCTCATCTATCCACGATATAACCCAGTCTCATCTATCCACGATATAACCCAGTCTCATCTATCCACGATTACAACCCAGTCTCATCTATCCACGATATAACCCAGTCTCATCTATCCACGATATAACCCAGTCTCATCTATCCACGGTATAACCCAGTCTCGTCTATCCACGGTATAACCCAGTCTCATCTATCCACGGTATAACCCAGTCTCATCTATCCACGGTATAACCCAGTCTCATCTATCCACGGTATAATCCGGTCTCATCTATCCATGATGTTTTCAGATTGATACAGGAGTGGAAGCCACTGTTACCTATTGAAATGCACCTCACCTGTCTTTCAGTTCCCATTAGACTTCTCTCTCAACCCAGCCTCCCCATGTACACACTGGATAGTACATCTGTGCTGGTGCTGACTTCTCTTCCCCCTCACTGAACACCGAGTAAATAAGGTGTGACGCTCTGAGGCGCTATAAACACCATCTGGTCTCACTAATCTTGATAGGGCTTGTTTTGAACCCAAACAGTGCTCTTTTCACTTAAGGTCAAGAGCACGACATCAAGACCCTGAAATTAAAGCCATCGTGTAACTTTAAGTGTGGCAGACATGCAAAGCAAAAAAATGCACGTGGGCATATTGACACCTGACAGGCACCTGACAGGCAGCTGACCCTACAATAAATGTACTTTCATGGCCCATTACAATTGAACAATTATATTTGTTTGAATATCACTGAAATATATTAATGCAATATATCATGCAACAAAATGAAGCAGTGTATGAGTTACATTTAACACAATTATGTGATCACGTCACAATGCTAATTTGCCtggctagccaactagctagctgtaATTACAGTctatgtacagtacagttcaaATGTAGTTAGTGTACGGTGacaactgtctgtctgatctaATTTGATGCGCATGCACGAGCCCACAAGCAACACCGGGACCATGCGGCAGGCTGCTGTCACATTGCTTTTCAATGACAAGTCTTTCGACTTGATCTAGTCGGAATTTAATGTCTAGCCAGCTTTCTCCTGATCTCTGAAAACCCCACTAATTTAATTTATCCATCAAATGTACATGTCGAAGTTATTTAGAAGACTacataactagctaacgttagccgtaAAGACAAACTAAACATTGAAAATGGATAAAGCAAGCAAACGGCGCGACCACCAGA is a genomic window containing:
- the prune gene encoding exopolyphosphatase PRUNE1 isoform X2 — protein: MGTERQGNAEGSPGFHVVLGNEACDLDSMVSALAYAYFLSKTLDSGKVPLPVLNIPRQEFPLRTDNAFLLRESGLSQDDLVFRDEVDLGSLHRAGRLDLTLVDHNVLPSSDCDLEEAVLEVIDHHLLERKPSPSCPVTVETVGSCTTLVAERIIQKAPEVLDQQVAQLLYGTIVLDCVNMAPEAGKVTPKDSQYAGLLETHFPNLPPRGVLFQSLQNAKFDVSGLTTEQMLLKDMKVASEGDLKLAVSVIYMTLEAFLQRQSLQQELCEFCHKHSYNLVVAMTISFNDNKEPFRQLAVYSSSTLYRGEMSQALEQARRPSLSLSPMSSPYSDIRAYLQGNTLASRKKVLPIIKDFLRDRERREVHCGTLEESYEVPQQRAYTEDAGIEEDSYFPPTPMNSLVEGCPLDNGLPKISAEALTEKFSKMASEEENAGGL
- the prune gene encoding exopolyphosphatase PRUNE1 isoform X1, translating into MDIFLKSCRNELKGNAEGSPGFHVVLGNEACDLDSMVSALAYAYFLSKTLDSGKVPLPVLNIPRQEFPLRTDNAFLLRESGLSQDDLVFRDEVDLGSLHRAGRLDLTLVDHNVLPSSDCDLEEAVLEVIDHHLLERKPSPSCPVTVETVGSCTTLVAERIIQKAPEVLDQQVAQLLYGTIVLDCVNMAPEAGKVTPKDSQYAGLLETHFPNLPPRGVLFQSLQNAKFDVSGLTTEQMLLKDMKVASEGDLKLAVSVIYMTLEAFLQRQSLQQELCEFCHKHSYNLVVAMTISFNDNKEPFRQLAVYSSSTLYRGEMSQALEQARRPSLSLSPMSSPYSDIRAYLQGNTLASRKKVLPIIKDFLRDRERREVHCGTLEESYEVPQQRAYTEDAGIEEDSYFPPTPMNSLVEGCPLDNGLPKISAEALTEKFSKMASEEENAGGL